In the genome of Streptococcus mitis, one region contains:
- a CDS encoding DNA methyltransferase, with product MDGRESYEFTWVGKREAIAEAGRLTTKTLRPDLDESVDFENSENIFITGDNLEVLKILQESYLGKIDMIYIDPPYNTGKDFVYSDKFQKTDEELKEEMELLDEEGRQVVGLTKNEKTSARYHSDWLNMMYPRLRLARNLLKDSGVIFISIDDNEQANLKAICDEIFGEESYIGEAIWKRKVFDNNDHLPSLHEYVTIYSKGENDKFDFNLLPRSEKQLAQYNLDDGDGKGKYKLEKLTAPTAGGRYSVATDFIIVNPKTGQEYRSNTGNWRFGKETIKEMINREEINFDSSLPRYKLYLNKVKEGVAPNSFWDELEKNLHAAKQIQELFGIKMFDTPKPTGLIKHILTISTKKDSVILDFFGGSGTTADAVMQLNAEDGGNRKFILCTLDEEVADKSAAKEAGYETIDQISRERIRRAAAKIQEEHPELVGKQDFGFKAYKLDSSNFKDVSARPDQFVQTDLFDSVSNIKEGRTGLDLLFQVMLTWGMELSLAIDMEKVAGAEVYDVDQGSLMACFEDEISEEVIRHIAQAQPLRAVFRDSSFANSADKINVSEIFKELSPHTKVKVV from the coding sequence GTGGATGGTCGAGAATCCTATGAGTTTACTTGGGTTGGAAAGCGTGAAGCTATCGCAGAAGCTGGGCGACTAACTACCAAAACCTTAAGACCAGATCTTGATGAAAGTGTTGACTTTGAAAACAGTGAAAATATCTTTATTACTGGGGATAATTTAGAAGTCTTGAAAATCTTACAAGAATCCTATCTAGGAAAAATCGATATGATTTATATCGATCCACCCTATAATACTGGAAAAGACTTTGTATACTCTGATAAGTTCCAAAAAACAGATGAAGAGTTGAAGGAAGAGATGGAACTTTTGGATGAAGAAGGACGCCAGGTCGTTGGGCTTACCAAAAATGAAAAAACTTCGGCTCGTTACCACTCAGACTGGCTCAATATGATGTATCCACGTCTCCGTCTAGCACGTAATCTCCTCAAGGATTCAGGTGTTATTTTTATCTCTATTGATGATAATGAACAAGCTAATCTGAAAGCTATCTGTGATGAGATATTTGGTGAAGAAAGTTATATTGGTGAAGCTATTTGGAAACGAAAGGTTTTTGATAATAATGATCACCTGCCTTCTCTTCATGAGTACGTAACAATATATTCTAAGGGTGAAAATGATAAATTTGATTTTAATCTTTTACCGAGAAGTGAGAAACAATTAGCACAATATAATCTTGATGATGGGGATGGAAAAGGGAAGTATAAATTAGAAAAACTAACAGCACCAACAGCTGGAGGTAGGTATTCAGTAGCAACAGACTTCATTATTGTTAATCCTAAAACGGGACAAGAGTATAGATCTAATACGGGGAATTGGCGATTTGGTAAAGAAACTATTAAAGAAATGATCAATCGTGAAGAAATTAATTTTGATAGTAGTCTTCCTAGATACAAATTATATCTAAATAAAGTTAAGGAAGGCGTCGCGCCAAATTCCTTCTGGGATGAACTGGAAAAGAATTTACACGCTGCAAAACAAATTCAGGAGTTATTTGGTATAAAAATGTTCGATACTCCGAAGCCGACTGGATTGATTAAACATATTTTAACAATATCAACAAAAAAAGATTCTGTTATCCTCGATTTCTTCGGTGGTTCTGGTACTACAGCTGATGCAGTCATGCAACTGAATGCTGAAGATGGTGGAAATCGTAAGTTTATCCTGTGTACGTTGGATGAGGAAGTAGCTGATAAGTCTGCTGCTAAAGAAGCAGGTTATGAAACCATTGACCAAATTTCACGTGAGCGGATTCGTCGTGCTGCTGCCAAGATTCAGGAGGAGCATCCAGAGTTGGTTGGCAAGCAAGATTTTGGTTTTAAAGCTTACAAACTAGATTCTTCTAATTTCAAAGATGTATCTGCCCGTCCAGACCAATTTGTTCAAACAGATCTTTTCGATAGTGTATCCAATATCAAGGAAGGACGTACTGGCCTTGACTTACTTTTCCAAGTTATGCTGACATGGGGAATGGAACTGTCACTAGCCATTGATATGGAGAAAGTAGCAGGAGCAGAAGTCTATGACGTAGATCAAGGATCACTCATGGCTTGTTTTGAAGATGAAATATCAGAAGAAGTTATCCGTCATATCGCTCAAGCACAACCACTCCGTGCCGTTTTCCGTGATAGCTCATTTGCCAATTCAGCAGATAAGATTAACGTAAGTGAAATCTTCAAAGAATTGTCACCTCATACAAAAGTGAAGGTGGTGTAG